A window of Saccharomyces paradoxus chromosome XIII, complete sequence contains these coding sequences:
- the RPS10B gene encoding 40S ribosomal protein eS10 (Protein component of the small (40S) ribosomal subunit~similar to YMR230W): MLMPKQERNKIHQYLFQEGVVVAKKDFNQAKHEEIDTKNLYVIKALQSLTSKGYVKTQFSWQYYYYTLTEEGVEYLREYLNLPEHIVPGTYIQERNPSQRPQRRY, from the exons ATGTTGATGCCaaagcaagaaagaaacaaaattcACCAATACTTGTTTCAAG AAGGTGTTGTTGTCGCTAAGAAGGATTTCAACCAAGCTAAGCACGAAGAAATTGATACCAAGAACTTGTATGTCATCAAGGCTTTGCAATCCTTGACTTCTAAGGGTTATGTTAAGACTCAGTTCTCATGGCAATACTATTACTACACCTTGACTGAAGAAGGTGTTGAATACTTGAGAGAATACTTGAACTTGCCTGAACACATTGTCCCAGGTACCTACATCCAAGAAAGAAACCCATCCCAAAGACCTCAAAGAAGATACTAA
- the PEP5 gene encoding tethering complex subunit PEP5 (Histone E3 ligase, component of CORVET membrane tethering complex~similar to YMR231W) — protein MSLSSWRQFQLFENIPIRDPNFGGDSLLYSDPTLCAAAIVDSQTLIIAVNSNIIKVVKLNQSQVIHEFQSFPHDFQITFLKVINGEFLVALAESIGKPSLIRVYKLEKLPNREQVYHSQVELKNGNNTYPISVVSISNDLSCIVVGFINGKIILIRGDISRDRGSQQRIIYEDPSKEPITALFLNNDATACFAATTSRILLFNTTGRNRGHPSLVLNPKNGLDLNCGAFNLATNEFICCLSNFIEFFNSSGKKHQFAFDLSLRKRIFCVDKDHILVVTEETGAPTTSISVNELSPTIINRIFIIDAKNKIISLNFVVSSAIIDIFSTSQNGKNITYLLTSEGVMHRITTKSLENQISIIIQKELYPFALQLAKQHSLPSLDVQEIHKKYGDYLFKKGLKKEATDQYIQCLDVVETSEIISKFGVKEVPDPESMRNLADYLWSLVKNSISQRDHITLLLIVLIKLKDVEGINSFIQHFDRNGIWNEDIVMDDMDDVSFFYTDNDFFDLDLILELMKESDFKRLSYRLAKKYSKDSLTIVDILLNLLHNPIKAIKYIKSLPIDETLRCLVTYSKKLLEESPNETNALLIEVFTGKFKPSTFEVELDRRDTTGDFSENIKTVFYSYKTFFNYMNSNVKSDAMSESSEASHEHEEPTYHPPKPSIVFSSFVSKPFEFVVFLEACLACYQQYEGFDEDRQVILTTLYDLYLNLAQDDVPERVDDWRSKAAGVLRESNKLVYSAVHNTTGKKVDNSIMLLISHMDQSNVSAKDKTTIDIASFANDNPEMDLLSTFRAMTLNEEPSTCLKFLERYGAEEPKLLQVALSYFVSNKLIFKEMGGDEVLKEKVLRPIIDEERMSLLDIIKALSRTNVAHFGLIQDIIIDHVKTEDIEIKRNEKLIESYDKELKEKKQKLKNTINSDQPIHVPLKNQTCFMCSLPLDVPVVFFKCGHIYHQHCLNEEEDALENERKLFKCPKCLVELETSNKLFEAQHEVVEKKDLLDFALNGEEGSKDRFKVITEFLGRGAISYSDITI, from the coding sequence ATGTCCCTGAGTTCCTGGAGGCAATTCCAGCTTTTTGAGAATATCCCCATAAGAGATCCTAATTTTGGGGGCGATTCCCTATTATACTCGGACCCAACACTTTGTGCAGCTGCAATAGTGGATTCTCAAACTTTAATCATAGCTGTGAATTCAAACATTATCAAAGTAGTCAAACTAAACCAGTCGCAAGTAATACACGAATTTCAATCTTTTCCTCATGACTTTCAAATCACTTTCCTCAAAGTCATTAACGGTGAATTTCTAGTAGCGCTGGCAGAATCCATTGGTAAACCTTCCTTAATAAGAGTATATAAACTAGAGAAATTGCCAAACAGAGAACAAGTATACCATTCCCAAGTTGAGTTGAAAAACGGTAACAATACTTACCCTATCTCAGTTGTCTCCATATCAAATGACCTTTCGTGTATTGTGGTTGGATTTATCAATGGGAAAATCATCCTTATTAGAGGTGACATTTCAAGAGATAGAGGATCCCAACAAAGGATTATATATGAAGATCCGAGTAAAGAACCCATAACAGCGTTATTCCTTAATAATGACGCAACGGCTTGTTTTGCCGCTACGACTTCAAGAATCCTTTTATTTAACACAACCGGTAGAAATAGAGGCCATCCAAGTTTGGTTTTGAATCCCAAAAACGGACTAGACCTGAACTGCGGAGCTTTTAATCTAGCAACAAACGaatttatatgttgtttAAGCAACTTTATtgagtttttcaattctagTGGAAAAAAGCATCAATTCGCGTTTGATCTCTCGCTGAGgaagagaatattttgtGTAGACAAAGACCATATTTTAGTTGTCACTGAGGAAACAGGTGCGCCAACCACATCCATAAGTGTTAATGAACTGTCACCCACAATAATAAACCGAATATTTATCATTGATgctaaaaataaaatcatttctttaaattttgttGTCTCCAGTGCAATCATCGACATTTTTTCCACCTCTCAAAACGGTAAAAATATCACTTATCTGTTGACTTCTGAAGGAGTAATGCATAGGATAACGACGAAATCTTTAGAAAATCAGATTAGCATCATCATCCAGAAGGAACTATATCCATTTGCTTTACAATTAGCGAAACAACATTCATTACCATCCCTGGATGTTCAAGAAATTCACAAAAAATATGGTGATTATCTCTTCAAAAAGGGTCTGAAGAAGGAGGCAACAGACCAGTATATACAGTGTTTGGACGTTGTGGAAACTAGTGAAatcatttcaaaatttgggGTCAAGGAAGTTCCTGATCCAGAGAGTATGAGAAACTTGGCCGATTACCTATGGTCTTTGGTCAAGAATTCTATTTCTCAACGCGATCACATTACCCTATTGTTAATTGTtttaataaaattgaaggatGTTGAAGGAATTAATAGTTTTATCCAGCATTTTGATAGGAATGGCATATGGAATGAAGATATTGTGATGGATGATATGGACGAtgtgtcatttttttatacagataacgatttttttgatttggatTTAATCTTAGAGCTTATGAAAGAGTCTGATTTTAAGCGTCTTTCATACAGGCTTGCGAAGAAGTATTCAAAGGATTCGCTAACTATAGTggatattttattgaatctGTTGCATAACCCTATAAAAGCCATAAAATACATAAAAAGTTTACCAATTGATGAAACCCTAAGATGCCTTGTGACGTATTCGAAAAAATTACTAGAAGAATCACCCAATGAAACTAATGCTTTACTGATCGAAGTGTTTACAGGGAAGTTCAAACCATCCACTTTTGAAGTAGAACTGGACCGTAGAGATACCACAGGCGATTTTTCCGAAAATATTAAAACTGTATTTTACAGTTACAAAACATTCTTCAACTACATGAACTCGAACGTCAAATCAGACGCAATGAGTGAGTCTTCAGAGGCGTCCCACGAACATGAAGAGCCTACTTACCATCCGCCAAAGCCATCCATTGTTTTCAGTTcatttgtttcaaaaccttttgaatttgttgttttcttaGAAGCCTGCTTGGCATGCTACCAGCAGTATGAGGgttttgatgaagatagACAGGTCATTTTAACTACTTTATACGACTTATACCTAAATTTGGCGCAAGATGATGTGCCCGAACGCGTAGATGACTGGCGTTCAAAAGCGGCTGGCGTACTGCGTGAGAGCAACAAGTTGGTGTATTCTGCCGTTCATAATACTACCGGGAAAAAGGTAGATAATTCAATAATGCTGTTGATCTCCCATATGGATCAAAGTAATGTTTCAGCAAAAGATAAAACCACAATTGACATAGCATCATTTGCCAATGATAACCCCGAAATGGATTTGCTAAGTACATTTAGGGCTATGACGTTAAACGAAGAACCAAGTACATGCCTCAAATTTCTAGAAAGATATGGGGCAGAAGAACCCAAGCTTTTACAAGTGGCACTGAGCTACtttgtttcaaataaactcatcttcaaagagaTGGGGGGTGATGAAGtgctgaaagaaaaagtgtTAAGGCCAATTATAGATGAGGAAAGGATGTCACTGCTCGATATAATCAAAGCACTTTCTCGTACAAATGTGGCCCACTTTGGGCTGATACAAGACATCATTATTGATCATGTTAAAACCGAAGATAtagaaattaaaagaaacgaaaaacTAATTGAATCTTACGATAAAGAGctgaaggagaaaaaacagaaattgaagaatacCATTAACTCTGACCAACCTATCCATGTACCCCTGAAGAATCAAACATGTTTCATGTGCAGTTTGCCGTTAGACGTTCCTGTGGTGTTTTTCAAGTGTGGCCACATATACCACCAACATTGTctaaatgaagaagaa